TCATTTGCTGTCTTTTCGGAAAGCAGACAAGGAATTGGATTTGATCGCCTGATCGTAAAAACCCTAAGATCGTCTAATCCAGCCGTATGATCGTGGTGGGCATGGGTAAAGATCACGCCATCGATATGACTGATCTCTTCCCTCAGCGCTTGGGTACGGAAATCGGGTCCCGCATCGATCACAATCGCTTTTCCTTTCGCTTTTAAAAATGCAGAAGGGCGGGTGCGCTTATTTTTTTCATCCTTCGATAAACAAACAGGGCAGCGGCAACCGATGATCGGCACCCCCATCGATCCTCCTGTACCGAGAAATGTCAGAGATCCCACCCAAAAGCCTCTAATGTCTTTTGATAAATATCAGCATGGGTGAAGTACGCCCACTGAGGAAGCGCTTGCTCTTCGCGTAAACTCACACGATAGGCATCGCCGCCAGTTGAAATCTGCACCTCTTGAAACACCTGATCGGTATTCACTCCCTCCTTTCTCACGACAATGGAAAGAATGGCAGGATTGGATTGATAAAACGCATTTTTCACAGCATCATCCGGAATGACTTCGCTTTTGTCGCTTTGAATAAGGGAGTAAAATTTCTGATATTGATCCAGGCTCACTTGTTTTGTTTCCCATGTATTGCCCGCCTCGTTATAAGACAGCAGCTCCACGCGGCTGAAAACATATGTTTTTCCATCGACTTGGTAGCGCAGCTCTTTTGCTACTTGCGGATTCAATAACAACTCACTGATTGGATAGCTGCCGGAGGGGCTGAAAAAATAGATAAAAAAAACGGCGACGCCGATTGCCGCGGCTACTCCAAGGCCGATCACTGAAAATAGCCGTTTGATTAACTGAGCAGCGGTTGGCTCCTGCATTGCTTTCTCTCCTTACTCTTTGATAAGATCTACCATATCATGACGAAAGAAAAAGATCACATAGCAATCGTTGGCGCCGGATTTTCCGGACTGGCCTGTGCTTTTTACCTGTCGGAAGCAGGCTATCCCGTGACGTTATACGATCCTTTCCCTATAGGAGAGAACGCTTCCGGAATATCGGCAGGACTTTTGCATTATTACACCGGCCCCCGAGCAACGCCGCCTTCAGATGCAGAGGAAAAATTAAAAGCCTCACTTGAACTCTTTGAAGCTTCCAGCGATGCTCTGGGATCTAGTGTTTTCAAAAAAACCGGATTGTTCAGGCCTGCTCTCAACGCCAACCAGGAAAAGCACTACAGGAAAAGGGCGGAAGTGTCTGAAGACATTCGCTGGATCTCGGAAAACGAAACATTAGAGCTGCTTCCCCAGTTTTCTCCATTGCCTGGCATCTGGATTGCTAACGGCTATTCTGTCGATACTAAACGGTATTTAGAGGGGTTGTGGCAAGCTTGCCGAAATAAAGGCGCAACATGGAAAAAACAGGGCGTTAAAACGCTTTCTGAATTTGAAGAGGACTTGGTCATCGCAGCAACCGGTGCTTCCCCTCTTTTACGCGATTTTGGGCTCTCCATTCACCCTGTCAAAGGACAAATTTTAGAGATTGAATGGGATATTCAGCTCCCTTTCCCCATCAGCGCCAATGTTTACCTGGTTCCAGGCACTCTTCCAACACGCTGCTTTGTTGGAGGCACCTTCGAACATCACTTCGATGACTCCAAACCCGATCCTTCTACCGCTCAAGAGCTTCTTTTACCAAAAATGAAAGCTCTCTTCCCTCAATTCAACGGATATAAAATTGTCGACTGCCGAGCGGCATTGCGCGGATCCACTCCTAATAGGCTCCCTATTTGCGGTAACATCAAGGGAAATATGTGGGCTTTGGCGGGCATGGGATCAAAAGGGCTGCTTCACCACGCTTTTTATGCAAAAAAGCTAATAAATGAAATTTTATGCTATAATATTCCATGAGGGAAAAGGAGAAAATAAAAGATGGATATCAACTTAAGCTCCTCAGGAAGCCAAAAAAATGAAAACAGCAAAAAAATAGAAGCTCAACAGAGTCTGCGGAAAGCTGAAACAGCAAATTGTTCAGCAGAAGCCTCTGCTGAGTTAGATGTCTTGGAAAACTCCCCTGCATCAAAAATTTCCAAGGTCGCTGAGGCTAAAAAACCTTTGCTGCCGGAAGCTGATCCTTCATCTAATCGATTAGATCTGTTTAAACTGCTATCTGAGGAAACTCGACAGCTGCTGGAAAGCCTGCTTTCCTCATCCAAAAGCGGAGCTGTCAATTCAAAACAGTTCTTGGATATGCTGGCTAAGATGATCCCTCTAAGCATGACGCTGATTCAAGGAAATGGCAAAAGCGATGTCGACACCCCTCAGAATTTATCGGAAACACTGGCTTCAATGGTCAATGAAATGGAAGCGATTCTACAAAAGCATAGCGATTCTTCCACATTGTCAATAGAGAGCAAAAGTCTCTTACAAAATCTCGCCAATCAGCTCAAAACGATAGAAGTTAACCGCTTTGAACCGATGATAAAAGAACTGATCGTTTTATCTGGCAAGACCATCAATACTGCAGAGCATCAGCTTCTTGTCAAACAACTTGTCGAAGAGCAAGCACTTCCGGAAAAGTGGCTATCGGAACCTCAGATACCAGCCAAAGCGCTAAAACAGGCCCTTACTCTTATTCAACAAGAGACAGTTAATGTCACACACCCTACAGTCCAAACGCTTGTGCAAATGAGCCGTCTGTTTACCACTGTGCAGGCGTTCCCGATCGAACAGAGGGCACAGGTCATCCAGCTAATGATGAGGACACAAGGCTTGTTTTCAACAACTGTTTCGCAAGGAGTATTGGGCCCAAACACGCAGCAATTGACAAAAGATCTCTCAACATTCCTAATCAGCATCACCCAAGCGATCGGCGTGATACCGGATAACCAGGAAATTGCCGACGCAGGATCTCAATATTTATCCCGCGTACTTGGTGAATTGATCCTTACCGGTGCAATCTTAGGCCGCATGGTCATTGACAAAGGAGACGGAAAAGCGATGGAGCTCAATGAAGCTCTTCACATTGGCCAAGAACAGATGAGAGCTTCTCGCGATCTGGGAATTATTGATCTTGTCCCCTTTTCATTCCTCGCGTTTTTTGCACCTTTCGAGCAAATGGGAGGCGATAAATCGAAAGCCAAGAAAGAAGCGATGAACGCTCTAATGAAATTTATCCGCACATTTATGAGCCTGCTCTTTATGTTGACTGCTATCTACACAGGAGGAAAAAAGATCGGAAATCACGGAGTGGAACTGATGCTGGAAGCTAATGCCGACTACTTGCGCAGCTGCATTGCCAATCTAATCTTTTGCCTCAAAAAACTTGATGAGCTTTATGGCGTCAATGTCACACATCCGATCCAGCGATGCGGCAGAGCTAAAACTGCTTTAGATCAGAAAAATTATGATGAATTTTGGGATCATATTTTCGGATTTTTCACTGAAAAAGGCAGCTTATTTCATTTTCTTGAAGAAGTTGGCCAGCTCGACCCTTTGTATGAAAGCATTCATGCATTACTGAAAGAGTCCGGAATGGAGCACCTAACTCTTATGCGGATGTGAATCCCTTACTCTTTTCATAATCAGTACGTGCGATTCAGCCGAAAAATTGAAAAAGAAGACAACAGCGGGCGCTAAAATCGCGGTAAAAGGAATCATAATAAAAAACCAAAGCAAAACTGTCTCTGTGACAGAAGAGCACCCAACGCACAAAGAGCCTGTCATCCAAGCGGCAAGGGAAAGAATGGTCAATAACAGAAGCAATGGCAGCATTGCGATCAAAAGCATCAACCCGTTCGCAAAAACATCTTGCCGAAAGCGTTCCATCAACGTTTTTGAGATGTGCAGGCGGTTAAATCCCTTCAAAGCAAGAATAGGTGCAACGTAAAACAACAAGGCCAAATGAAATAAAATTAAAACAAGGCAGCTTAGATTAAGTAAAAAGGGTGCAAACGCCAAAACTGCGTGAAAAAACGGCCCGACGGATGGGATCTCGCTTAATAAGGCAAAAATTCCCAGAAACATCCAAACAAGCAAATAGCATAAAATGATCGGAATGGAAACATAAGAAGATCCAACCACCACTTCCCAGGACCTCCAAAGCGTCTTGCGGTAACTGATCCGCTTCCCTTTAACCTCGTCGTGGTAAATGCGGATCAGAAGAATGCCAAGAGAAAAAAGAACTCCGGCGCAAAGAAAAATAGGAAGAAACGTCAAACTCTGAGCGAGCCATTGCCCCGCCTGCATGCTGACCCCTTTAAAAAAGACAACAAGCACTCCGCACATGGCAAGCACAAAATAGCATAAAATCAGCTTAGCCTTATGAAACGTGTTAAAAAGTGCTCTGTTAAAAATCGATTGGATCTGTTCAAATGTCATTATTGGCCAGCATAAATAAATTTCGGTCGAATAATAGGCGTTCCCTTGCCCCCTCTAGCCTCGACTCTTTCATAAATCAGCTGTCTGCTAATCCCTACCACTCGAGAAAGCCCAAAAAGAACAGTGTAGTACTCTGGATAAGGAAAGCCTGCTGCCGTCAGAACCGTCCCGGAAATCGCATCTACATTGGGGTATGGATTGGAAATTTTCGGATTCTCTTTGAGCACTTTGGTTCCCTCTGTACGCAAAAGTTTTGCGATCTTGACAAGCGGATGATCTGGAAACAGTTTTTTTGCCACCTCATAAAAGACGCTTGCACGCGGATCTTCAACGCGAAGAACGGCATGGCCGAAACCATAGATTAATTGATTGTTTGCCAGCCGATCGCGTATCAGCTGCTCTACTTGCCCTGCGGTTGCATTCTCTCCTAAATTTCCTAAAACATCTTTTACAAATTCCAGGCAGTCCTGATTCGCTTTTCCATGCCTGGGTCCTGCCAAAGCGCTCATCGCCCCTGCAAGAGAGCCATACATATCCTGCAGGCCAGAGGCGATCCCTTTACCGATGAACGCTGAAAGGTTCCCGCCGCCGTGATCGTAGTGAAGAACATTAAACAAGCGCATCACTTCAGTCAATTGCTTGAGATCCGCATTGGGAACATTAAGCATCTGAGTAAAAT
This genomic window from Waddlia chondrophila WSU 86-1044 contains:
- a CDS encoding citrate (Si)-synthase, whose translation is MSGVTSEVLFEITKDQLETGMRGYPVGYCTTSSVDPEKGLFYVGRPVSELSKNTPEEVIYLLYHGKEGSQQELSAFKEELCKRSIISDQLIESIRALPRQAHPMQLLVCALSLTTSFEGAGDWKEDGLNLVAKIPVIVAHLINHHAGWGECNPSKPEMGYMENFTQMLNVPNADLKQLTEVMRLFNVLHYDHGGGNLSAFIGKGIASGLQDMYGSLAGAMSALAGPRHGKANQDCLEFVKDVLGNLGENATAGQVEQLIRDRLANNQLIYGFGHAVLRVEDPRASVFYEVAKKLFPDHPLVKIAKLLRTEGTKVLKENPKISNPYPNVDAISGTVLTAAGFPYPEYYTVLFGLSRVVGISRQLIYERVEARGGKGTPIIRPKFIYAGQ
- a CDS encoding NAD(P)/FAD-dependent oxidoreductase, with translation MTKEKDHIAIVGAGFSGLACAFYLSEAGYPVTLYDPFPIGENASGISAGLLHYYTGPRATPPSDAEEKLKASLELFEASSDALGSSVFKKTGLFRPALNANQEKHYRKRAEVSEDIRWISENETLELLPQFSPLPGIWIANGYSVDTKRYLEGLWQACRNKGATWKKQGVKTLSEFEEDLVIAATGASPLLRDFGLSIHPVKGQILEIEWDIQLPFPISANVYLVPGTLPTRCFVGGTFEHHFDDSKPDPSTAQELLLPKMKALFPQFNGYKIVDCRAALRGSTPNRLPICGNIKGNMWALAGMGSKGLLHHAFYAKKLINEILCYNIP